The Candidatus Binatia bacterium genome includes the window CGATGCGTTTCGGCAAGGACTCCGCGAACTAGGCTATATGGAAGGGAAAAATGTATTCATCGAATCTCGATACGCTGAGGGGAAACAAGACCGGCTTTCTGATTTTGCTGCCGAGATGGTTAAACTCAAGGTAGACGTGATTGTCACCGCGACGACACCCGGTGTTCTCGCGGCCAAGAAGGCGACGACCACAATCCCCATCGTATTTGCGGGCGCAGGGGATCCCGTCAGAGCCGGGTTGGTTTCTAGCCTCGCCCGGCCCGGTGGAAACGTGACCGGCCTTAGCATTCTCAATCCAGAGTTAGAAGGCAAGAGACTGGAGTTACTCAAGGAGACCTTCCCAAGGGTTACGAGGGTGGCTTACTTCTGGGATCCGGCCAATCCAGGAGCCGGATTGGTGAGGCTCCAAGCCGTCGCCCCATCGCTCGGACTGCAAATTCAATCACTGGAGGTGCGGAGCGCGGAGGGATTCGGCAGCGCGTTCGAAGCGGCATTAAGGGAGCGCGCACAGGCTATCACTGTGGCCGCTGTTCCAGTCATAAGCATCAATCAAAAGCGGATCGTGGAGTTCGCCGCAAAGAACCGACTGCCGGCCATCTATCCATACAGCGAGTTCATCATTGGTGGTGGTCTCATGTTTTACGGCATAAGCTTCTCCGATTTGTACCGACGCGCCGCCACGTACGTCGACAAAATTCTGAAAGGCGCCAAGCCCGCTGACTTGCCCGTCGAGCAGCCGACGAAGTTCGAGCTGGTGATCAATTTGAAAACGGCGAAACAGATCGGCGTGACGATCCCGCCGAACGTGCTGGCAAGAGCGGACAAGGTGATAAAGTGAGGAGACAAAATGAACCCGCGAGAAAGGGGGTGAACTTATGTGGAACGTGGAGAATATTGGCGAGACCGCAGGGCTGGTATGGGATTTCTTACACTCAAAAGGTAGGTCAAGCCTGAATGCTGTGGAGCGGGGAATTAATGCTCCCAAGCC containing:
- a CDS encoding ABC transporter substrate-binding protein — its product is MSGRILVLICLLIIVLLITGLVEAQQAKKVPRVGVLSPGSSSQAPERSDAFRQGLRELGYMEGKNVFIESRYAEGKQDRLSDFAAEMVKLKVDVIVTATTPGVLAAKKATTTIPIVFAGAGDPVRAGLVSSLARPGGNVTGLSILNPELEGKRLELLKETFPRVTRVAYFWDPANPGAGLVRLQAVAPSLGLQIQSLEVRSAEGFGSAFEAALRERAQAITVAAVPVISINQKRIVEFAAKNRLPAIYPYSEFIIGGGLMFYGISFSDLYRRAATYVDKILKGAKPADLPVEQPTKFELVINLKTAKQIGVTIPPNVLARADKVIK
- a CDS encoding winged helix-turn-helix domain-containing protein, with the protein product MWNVENIGETAGLVWDFLHSKGRSSLNAVERGINAPKPLVDMAIGWLAREGKVELRQENRSILLWLTEP